The following are encoded together in the Lactuca sativa cultivar Salinas chromosome 1, Lsat_Salinas_v11, whole genome shotgun sequence genome:
- the LOC111893519 gene encoding uncharacterized mitochondrial protein AtMg00810-like: MLEESAFKDSKIGLTPMDERPLLSPDADVESVDKIEYHSIIGSLMYLTASRPDIMFVVCQCARYQANIKHSHLIVVKRIFRYLKGSPKQGLWYPKNLDFDLYAFVDNNYGGCELDRKSTLGGCQFLGGRLVSWQCKKQQTMPT, translated from the coding sequence ATGCTTGAAGAGTCTGCCTTTAAAGACTCAAAAATTGGCTTGACCCCAATGGATGAAAGACCGCTGTTGTCTCCAGATGCAGATGTAGAGTCTGTTGATAAAATAGAATACCACTCGATAATTGGTTCTCTAATGTACTtgactgcaagtagacctgatatcatgtttgttGTGTGTCAATGTGCTCGTTATCAGGCTAATATTAAACATTCTCATTTAATTGTTGTTAAAAGGATTTTTAGATATCTTAAAGGTAGCCCTAAGCAGGGTCTTTGGTATCCCAAAAATCTTGATTTTGATTTATATGCATTTGTTGACAACAATTATGGAGGATGTgaacttgacaggaaatcaacattGGGAGGGTGCCAATTTTTAGGAGGACGGTTGGTGTCATGGCAATGTAAGAAACAACAAACTATGCCCACTTAA